The genomic segment TCCGCCCGCTGGCCGTTCCACAGGAAGTATTCCGCCACCGGGTTCAGATGGTCAAATGCATACTCCGTCCGCTTCACCCCGCCCGCACCGGCTTTGGGGTCGTATTCCTTGACCAGCCGCCGCCCCAGACCATCGTAGTAAAGCCGCGTCACCTCCCGCTCCACCCGCTGGCCCCGATGGTTGACCTGGTAGGCCTGGACGGCGATCAGGCGGTTCTCCCGGTCGTAGACATAGTCCATCCCCTGGGTGTTCGGCCCTGGCGGGCCCGGCCAGTTCAGGTTCACCCGGTTGCCATTGGCATCGTAGGCATAAACAAAGGCCTGGCGGTCGTTGGGCTGGGAACCCACCCGCAGGGCCTGGAGCAACTGGTCCGCCGCATCGTAGGTGGAGGTGACCTCAAAGCCGTCCCGTGGCCGCGGGGTGGTCTGGTCATCATTGGCCCACCAGCGGGTGCGGTTTCCGGCGGCATCGTATTCGTAAATGGCCTGGAAGCCCTCACTGTCACTCACCCCAACCAGGCGGCGCAGGGGGTCATAGGTGTAACGTTCGGTCACCACCGGCGGGTTGCGCCAGCCGTAGGTGGCCGTCATCACCGTCCGCAGCCCTACTTCGTTGAGTTCATAGGCGAAGGCGGCGATGACCGTCCCATCCAGACGACGGGTGGTCAGGCTGCGCAGCCGATTGGCCCGGTCATAGGAGGCTTCGGTCACGGTGCCGTTGGGGTTGAACTGGCGCCGGAGGTTCCCCTCCCCGTCCCGTTCAAAGAGCGTGCGCCGCCCCTCGGGGTCGGTCACGCCCCGCAGCCGGTTGTTGGCGGAGTAATGATACCGGATGACGCCCCCCTCGGGCAAGGTCAGGGCCACCCAGTTGCTGGCGGGGTCGTAGCCATACCCCAGGCGGCGGCCCAGGCTGTCGGTGACTTCCACCACCCGGTTCAGGGGGTCGTAGACCCAGCGGCTCACCCCCAGGGTGTCGGTCATCACGGTGCGGTTGTGGTTCTCGTCGTAGGCGAAGGCGATAGCGGTGCCGTCGTCGTAGGCGATGCGGACCAGGAGGTTGTCAGCGTCGTAGGTGTAGGTGGTGACGTGGCCTTCAGGGTCCACCCGGCGGATCCGGTTCCCGGCGGGGTCATACCCATAGCGCCAGGTGTTCCCCAGGGGGTCAGTCTCGGCCATCAGGCGGTTGAGAGGGTCGTATTCGTAGCGCAGCGTGCGGGTGAAGGCCGCGGCGTTGGGAGGAAGGTCTACCTGCAACCGGTTCCCGACCGGGTCGTAATGATACCGGTATGTAACGTTGGTCTGGTGGTCCGCCGGCGCGCCGGGGCGGTGGTTGAGGGTGACGGCCGCCAGGCGGTAGACGCCGTCGTAGTCATAGCGGGTCACCACCCCGTCGGGCTCGATCCGTTGGGTCTGGTTGCCCACGGGGTCGTAGGAATAGCGGGTGGTCTCTCCCTCGGCATTGGTCACTGTCTCCAGCCGGTCCAGGGGGTCGTAGGTGAGGGTGGTGCGGTGGCCGTTGCCGTCCACGAGGGCAGTGCGGTTGCCGTTCGGGTCGTATTCATAACGGGTGACGAAGCCCTCCGGGTCGGTGACGGTGGCCAGGCGGTAGAGGCCGTCGTAGGTGAAGTGGGTGGTATGGTTGTTGGGGTCGGTACGGGCCAGGAGGTTGCCGGCGGAGTCATAGCGGAAGACGACGGTGCCGGAGAGGGCATTGGTCACGGTGATAGGTCGGTTGAGGGCGTCGTAGGCGTAGGCCGTGGGGAAGCCGCGGGCGTCCACCTGGCGGATGAGGTTCCCTACACGGTCGTAGGAGAAGGTTACGGTGTGCCCACCAGGGTCAGTGCGGGAGACCAAGCGGTTGAGGCCATCGTAGACGAAGTGGGTGGAATGGCCGTTGGGGTCGGTGAGGAGGATAAGGTTCCCCACCCTGTCATACTCGTAGTGGGTAGCGACGTTCACGTCTGGCCCTGGCGGCTGGCCCGGCTGGCAGTTGCGGATCTCAGTGATGAGGCGGTTGAGGGCGTCATACTCGTAGCAGGTGGGGATGCCATTGGGATTCACAACCCGGACGAGGTTCCCGGCCGGGTCATATTCGTAGCGGGTGGTGACGTTGACGTCGGGGCCTGAAGGCAGGTCAGGACGGAAGTTACGGATTTCGGCTGTGCGGCGGTCTAATAGGTCGTATTCGTAGCGGATGGTCATCCCGGCGGGGTCGGTGAGGGCGAGGAGGTTGCCGTCCGGGTCGTAGGCGTAGGTGGTGGTCTGGGAGAGGGCGTCAGTGACGGCGATGAGGCGGTTGGCGGCGTCATAGGCGTAAACGGTGGCGAAGCCGCGCGGGTTGACCCGGCGGATGAGGTTGCCGTTGGGGTCGTATTCATAATGGGTGGTCACGTGGACGTCGGGCCCTGGAGGTTCGCCGGGGCGGAAGTTGCGGATCTCGGCCCGGAGCCGGTTCAGGACGTCGTATTCGTAGCGGGTGACAATGCCGTTGGGGTCCACCACCTGGATGAGATTCCCCGCCGGGTCGTATTCGTAGTGGGTGGAGACGTTGGTGTCGGCGTTCTGAGGGCCGCCGGGGACGTAGTTCTGGATGCGCTCCACCAGCCGGTCCAGGTCGTTGTAGATGTAATGGGTGACCCGGCCCTCGGGGTCGGTCTCATCGGTGAGGTTCCCCACCCCGTCGTAAGCGTAGCGGGTGGTGGCCCCCTCCGGGGCGTGGACGGCGATGAGACGCAGGAGGGCATCATACTCGTAGGTGGTCACCCGCCCCTCGGCGTCCTGCATCGCCACCAGTTCGTTCATTAGGCCGTAGGTGTAGACGGTGGTGTAGCCCAAAGCATTGACTTCGGCCACCAGGCGGTCGGAATTGTCGTATTCGTAGCGGGTGGGGTTCCCGTTGGGGTCCACCTTCTGGGAGAGGTTGCCGTTGGGGTCGTATTCGTAGGTCTCCCGGTAGCCCAGGGGGCCGAAGATGCCGGTAAGGAGGGGGCTTCCGGCGTCGTAGGTGTAGGTGAAGACGGCGCCGTTGGGGGTGGTCATGGCCACGGTGCGGCCCAGGCCGTCGTAGCCGTAACGGGTGACGGCGCCGACGCCGTTCTCTACGGCGATGAGGTTCCCGGCCGCGTCGTAAGAGTTCGTGATGACGTTGCCGTTGAAGTCGGTGAGGCGGATGGGGAGACCCCGGTCGTCATAAGCGAAGGTGCGGGTGAAGCCCAGGGCGTTGGTGATGACGGTGAGGTTGCCCCGGTCGTCGTAGGTGTAAAGGGTGCGGCGGCCGGCCGGGTCCTGCTCCATCGTCAGCCGGTCCATTTCGTTGTATTCCCAGGCCCGCTCCCAGCCCAGGGGGCCGTCCTCGTGGATGAGGTTGCCCCGATCGTCGTAGACGTAGCGCCAGCGGCGGCCTTCTTTGTCCTTGAAGAAAACCCTTCGGTCCTGGTCGTCGTAGCCGTATTCCTCGGTCTCGCCCAGGGGATCGGTGAGGCGGATCAGGCGGTAGCGCGCGTCATACTGGTGGACGGTGACGCGGCCGTAAGCGTCGGCGACCCGACGGAGGTGGGCCGGGTTGTCGTAGGCGAAGGTCCGCCGGGCGGTGGCCCCCTCGATCAGCTCGATCACCCGGCCCTGATCGTCATAACGCATGCGGAGGGCGGGATGCCCCTTCGGGGCGCGGATCTCCGTCAGGCGGCCCGCCGCGTCGTAGGCATACTGCCAAGTCTGGCCCCGGGCGTCGGTGAAGGCCGTGAGGAGGCCGTCGGTGTAGGCGTAGCGCAACCGCACGCCCCCAGGGGCGCGGATCTCGGCGATCCGGCCCTCCGGGGTGTAAGCGATCTCGATCCACCGCCCGGCGCTGTTCTCCACCCGGACCAGCCGTCCGGCCCCGTCGTAGGTGAGGGTCTGGGTGTTGCCGTTGGCGTCCCGCACCTCCACCAGGCGGCCCTCGGGGTCAAAGCGATAGCGGGTGAGGTCCTTCTGCTGGAGGACGTAGCCGCCGGGAACGGCCTGGAGGCGATCAGTGTTTCCCGGCGTCAGCGGCGTGAAGGCGCCGCCCTCCTCCCGCCGGAAGCGGGCGGTGTGGCCGTCCGGGTAATGGACTTTGATGCCGCGCAGGAGGTCGTTTTCCATGAACTCCAGGCGGAAGTCAAAGGGCCAGGACCAGCCGGGGCCGAAGGGGCCGGGATCCATCCCGATGAGGGCGAAGTCCCCTTGCGGGGGGACGGCCTGGGCGTTGTAGGTGCGCTCCACGCGGATTTCGGTGTTCCCGATGCCGGGCAGCCGCAGGTCCAGGGTGCGGGTGACGAAGTTGCCCGAGGCGGTGTTGACCGGGTCGCCTTCGGTCCCGCAGGTGCCGCCGCAGGGGCCCTTGAGGGCGGCGAAGCCGAAGGCGCCGGAGTAGGCGGCGGGGAGGGCGGCGCTCCAGACGGCGACGTTGCCGGTGGCGTCGGCGGCCCAGATGGTGAAGGTGTTGCGGCCCACGCGGGGGAGGGTGAAAACGGCCCCATAGCGGCCGTTCCCTGAGGCCACCGGCGCGGCCACCCCGCCGCCTCCGCTGTCACTGGCGGCGACGAAGACGACCGCGGCCAGGGCGCAGTTGTCCTCGATGTCAGCGGAGATCGCCACCCCGCCCTCGCCGTCCTGGAAGATCTGGACCCCACGAATACGCGGCGGCAGGCGGTCCACCAGCTCCAGATCGAAGGGGCCGGAGGTGTGGGTGAGGATGGCCGTGTTGTCCACCTCCAGTTGGGCCGTGTAGCGCAGAGCATACGGGTTCGTGATCGGACCTGAGGGCCGCGGGAAGAGATCGGCGACATCCTCGGAGAAGGCGCCGCCGGGGAAAACCCACGAGCGGCTACGGGCGTCGGAGGCACGGCGGAGGGTCAGCGTCCCCTTCCCATAGGCCGAGGGGGAGACGAGCCGGGCGCCGCCCTCCGGCCCGGGATCCGGCACCTCCGGGGCAGTCCCAGAGCCGGTCTCCCCTGGCGGCACCGCCTCCAGCAGGCGGAACCGACAGGCGGCGCCTTCCCCTTCCTGCACCTGCACGCCGAAGGTGGAGAAGTGCGAGGTCCATGCCCGAAGCACGCGATGGACGCGGTCGAAGAGGCTTGGGAGCGGAACCCAGCGACCCTGCCCGGGATCGTAGACGGAGAGCACGACCCCGCTCGACGCGGGCAGCGCCTCGGGCAGGCGGACGGTCAGGGCGAGCGGCGCGCGGAAGGCGCGGACCGCCCGGCCTTCCTGATCCGTGGCCTCCAGATCGAAGGCCAACGCCAGCCCCGCGTCGGGGGGCGCGGGCGAGCGGACGGCGTAGCGCAACCGCACCGAGGAGGTTACCGCCCCCGGGGGCACCTCTACCGTCACCCGCCCATCGGGGCTGGTGAACACACCGCCATACGGGGAGATCCGGTCCGGATCCCCGGCCTGCCGCACCAGCGGCAGGAACACCCGGTAGGGAGCGCCCCCCGCCGGATGGCGGTCTCCTCCGAGCGAGGCGGGGGTGGCAGGAACGGGACGATCGATCTGCGGAAGGGGATCTCTCGGACGGTCCGGGGCCGCCCGGGCGAGGACCGGCGGCGGCATCTTGGGAGCCGGCAGAGCCGGGAGGAGCCCCCATATCCCAACCAGGAGCAAGCGAAGGATCCGGCGAACCCGCCCGCGGCGGCCTGTCCCCATCCGTGCCCTCCTGATCCTGAGGATGCTCCAGAACGGAAAGGGTCGAATCCCATGATCCGGCCTGGGCAGGAACACGCGATAGGAATTTGGTCATAGGGTTCTGACCATCGGTGGAGCACGGATGGCGCTCCCCGGGATGGGAACTCTGTGTTAAGATGGGGAAGGAATCCGGAGAGGGGGCCGAACGAAGCATGCCCCGGTTGAGCGCTTCGATGGAGGATTACCTGCGGGCGATCTACATCCTGGCCGAGCGGGAGGGGGTGGTGAGCACCACCCGGCTGGCCGAATACCTGAACGTCTCCCCCCCTTCCGTGACCGGGATGCTGAAGAAGCTGGCCCGGCTCCGCCTGGTCCATTACACCCCCTATCGGGGAGTGGCCCTCACGCGCGCCGGCCGCCGCATCGCCCTGGAGGTGATCCGGCACCACCGCCTTCTGGAGCTCTTCCTGATGGAAGCCCTGGGCTACGATTGGGACGAGGTCCACGCGGAGGCGGACCGGCTGGAGCACGCCATCAGCGAGGCGCTGGAGGAACGCATCGCCACCCTGCTGGGCCACCCCGCTTACGACCCCCACGGCGATCCCATCCCCACCCGCTCCGGCGAGATCCCCGCTCCCCTCGCCTGCCGCCTGAGCGAGGCGCCCCTCGGGGTGGCCTGTGAGGTGCTGCGGGTGACGGATGAGGTATCCACACTGCGCCAGGCCGCCCGGGTCGGCCTGCGGCCCGGAACCCGGGTGACCGTCGAGGAACAGGAGCCCGGGGCCGGCCTACGGATCCGGGTGGGGGATCAGACCCACCGCATCCGACGCCGCCTGGCCGACCGGATCTTCGTCCGCGTGCCGATCCCCGAACCCACGGAGGAACCCCCACCGGATGCGGCGACGCCTTCGGATCACCCCTGAGCTGGTGGAGCGGATCTGGACGGAGGTGTTGGAGCGCCTTCCGGCAGACCTGCGGGGGGCGGTGGATAACGTGGCGGTGCTGCTGGAGGAGGAGCCTTCCCCGGCGCAGCGGGCGGCGCTGGGGCTGCCCCCCGGGGAGAACCTCTATGGGATGTTCGAGGGACCCACCCGCGCGGAGCGGGAGCGCATGCTCATCGCCTGGCCCTCGCGCATTCGGTTGTTCCGCCGCCCCTTAGAGGCCGACTTCGGCCACGACCCCTTCCGGCTGCGGGCGGAGATCCGCCGCACCCTCCTGCACGAGCTGGGGCATTACTTCGGGCTGAGCGAGGAGGACCTGCGCCGGCTGGGGATGGAATAGATCAGGCCCCCCGCTTCCCCACGCGGTCCACGTAGGCCCGGGTGTAGACGTTGATCCGGACGATGTCCCCTTCCGCGATGAACTGGGGGACCAGCACCTCCAGGCCGTTCTCCAGGATAGCGGGTTTGTAGACGTGGCTCTCCCGCTCGCGCAGGGGCTGGGAGGTG from the Thermoflexus hugenholtzii JAD2 genome contains:
- a CDS encoding RHS repeat-associated core domain-containing protein, which produces MGTGRRGRVRRILRLLLVGIWGLLPALPAPKMPPPVLARAAPDRPRDPLPQIDRPVPATPASLGGDRHPAGGAPYRVFLPLVRQAGDPDRISPYGGVFTSPDGRVTVEVPPGAVTSSVRLRYAVRSPAPPDAGLALAFDLEATDQEGRAVRAFRAPLALTVRLPEALPASSGVVLSVYDPGQGRWVPLPSLFDRVHRVLRAWTSHFSTFGVQVQEGEGAACRFRLLEAVPPGETGSGTAPEVPDPGPEGGARLVSPSAYGKGTLTLRRASDARSRSWVFPGGAFSEDVADLFPRPSGPITNPYALRYTAQLEVDNTAILTHTSGPFDLELVDRLPPRIRGVQIFQDGEGGVAISADIEDNCALAAVVFVAASDSGGGGVAAPVASGNGRYGAVFTLPRVGRNTFTIWAADATGNVAVWSAALPAAYSGAFGFAALKGPCGGTCGTEGDPVNTASGNFVTRTLDLRLPGIGNTEIRVERTYNAQAVPPQGDFALIGMDPGPFGPGWSWPFDFRLEFMENDLLRGIKVHYPDGHTARFRREEGGAFTPLTPGNTDRLQAVPGGYVLQQKDLTRYRFDPEGRLVEVRDANGNTQTLTYDGAGRLVRVENSAGRWIEIAYTPEGRIAEIRAPGGVRLRYAYTDGLLTAFTDARGQTWQYAYDAAGRLTEIRAPKGHPALRMRYDDQGRVIELIEGATARRTFAYDNPAHLRRVADAYGRVTVHQYDARYRLIRLTDPLGETEEYGYDDQDRRVFFKDKEGRRWRYVYDDRGNLIHEDGPLGWERAWEYNEMDRLTMEQDPAGRRTLYTYDDRGNLTVITNALGFTRTFAYDDRGLPIRLTDFNGNVITNSYDAAGNLIAVENGVGAVTRYGYDGLGRTVAMTTPNGAVFTYTYDAGSPLLTGIFGPLGYRETYEYDPNGNLSQKVDPNGNPTRYEYDNSDRLVAEVNALGYTTVYTYGLMNELVAMQDAEGRVTTYEYDALLRLIAVHAPEGATTRYAYDGVGNLTDETDPEGRVTHYIYNDLDRLVERIQNYVPGGPQNADTNVSTHYEYDPAGNLIQVVDPNGIVTRYEYDVLNRLRAEIRNFRPGEPPGPDVHVTTHYEYDPNGNLIRRVNPRGFATVYAYDAANRLIAVTDALSQTTTYAYDPDGNLLALTDPAGMTIRYEYDLLDRRTAEIRNFRPDLPSGPDVNVTTRYEYDPAGNLVRVVNPNGIPTCYEYDALNRLITEIRNCQPGQPPGPDVNVATHYEYDRVGNLILLTDPNGHSTHFVYDGLNRLVSRTDPGGHTVTFSYDRVGNLIRQVDARGFPTAYAYDALNRPITVTNALSGTVVFRYDSAGNLLARTDPNNHTTHFTYDGLYRLATVTDPEGFVTRYEYDPNGNRTALVDGNGHRTTLTYDPLDRLETVTNAEGETTRYSYDPVGNQTQRIEPDGVVTRYDYDGVYRLAAVTLNHRPGAPADHQTNVTYRYHYDPVGNRLQVDLPPNAAAFTRTLRYEYDPLNRLMAETDPLGNTWRYGYDPAGNRIRRVDPEGHVTTYTYDADNLLVRIAYDDGTAIAFAYDENHNRTVMTDTLGVSRWVYDPLNRVVEVTDSLGRRLGYGYDPASNWVALTLPEGGVIRYHYSANNRLRGVTDPEGRRTLFERDGEGNLRRQFNPNGTVTEASYDRANRLRSLTTRRLDGTVIAAFAYELNEVGLRTVMTATYGWRNPPVVTERYTYDPLRRLVGVSDSEGFQAIYEYDAAGNRTRWWANDDQTTPRPRDGFEVTSTYDAADQLLQALRVGSQPNDRQAFVYAYDANGNRVNLNWPGPPGPNTQGMDYVYDRENRLIAVQAYQVNHRGQRVEREVTRLYYDGLGRRLVKEYDPKAGAGGVKRTEYAFDHLNPVAEYFLWNGQRAEYYRGGAEAFSPTPMLLALRHFPAGTQGQTYWVHLDGRGSVAGLTKHQGQSTHNYRYDAYGLLLPAQGNWTDPHNHYTFAGKEWDEHLGLYEFGVRLYDPWAGVWLTREPLPAQAGEPRTWHRYGYAWADPVNRWDPYGEQIGGFGGCGTLALLG
- a CDS encoding metal-dependent transcriptional regulator; amino-acid sequence: MPRLSASMEDYLRAIYILAEREGVVSTTRLAEYLNVSPPSVTGMLKKLARLRLVHYTPYRGVALTRAGRRIALEVIRHHRLLELFLMEALGYDWDEVHAEADRLEHAISEALEERIATLLGHPAYDPHGDPIPTRSGEIPAPLACRLSEAPLGVACEVLRVTDEVSTLRQAARVGLRPGTRVTVEEQEPGAGLRIRVGDQTHRIRRRLADRIFVRVPIPEPTEEPPPDAATPSDHP
- a CDS encoding metallopeptidase family protein, encoding MRRRLRITPELVERIWTEVLERLPADLRGAVDNVAVLLEEEPSPAQRAALGLPPGENLYGMFEGPTRAERERMLIAWPSRIRLFRRPLEADFGHDPFRLRAEIRRTLLHELGHYFGLSEEDLRRLGME